CTTACACCTTTCTTTCTCATTTTATTAAACGGACCACCCACCGGTTAGCGGGATGGTTGAACCTGTAATATAAGATGCGTCTTCACTAAGTAAGTAGGAAACAAGTGAGGCAACTTCTTTTGGCTGTGCTAAACGATTAAGTGGTATATCTAAGAGTAATGATTGTTTTTCTTCTTTAGACCACAACGTATTCATGCTTGTATCAACAGCTCCTGGAGCAATTGCATTGATTGTTAGGTTCATCGAGGCGACTTCTTTTGCATAAGATTTAACAAAAGCAATTTGAGCTCCTTTAACTGTACTATACATAACTTCCATGGAACTGCCAATCAGACCATAGACTGAACTGATAAAAACAATTTGACTATGGGAGTGTTGCGTTAATTTTGGCTGGCATAATTGGCATAACCTGATGGGATTATAAACATGAGTATGCCATAAATGTGTCATCTCATCAGGCGTTGTATCAGAAAGTAATTTGTATACCGTATCTCCATGAGCAAAAATGATAGCATGCAATTGAAACATATCTTTTGTTAGCTGCTCCACAGATTTTGGAGAACTTAGGTCAGCTTGAAGAGCAAAGAAATCCTGTTTTGGATACTTTAAGATTAAATCAGATAATAAAGACTTAATTTTTTGTTCATTGCGAAAGTAATGGCAATAGACTGAATATCCTTTCTTTGCTAACAGCTTTACACACGCCTCACCAATGTCACCACTTGCACCAGTTACTAAAACATAGTTCATTATTTTATTACCTTTCTTCGGGATAAATGAAGAAACGACTTAATGCTTCTGGCCTGACAAATGACTGATGGACGGCTTTAATATCACTTAATTCAATACTATTAATAACAGTCACTAAATCAAATAATGTCGTGTCACCGTATTTCATCCCACTAAATTGATTGGCAATATATTCAAGGGAATCTAAAGATTTTAGATGCTTTCCAATCATTTTTTTCTTAGCCAAATCTAAATTTTGTTTTGTTAATTCAGGACTGTCCTCAGATTTTAATAAGTAATTGATAATTTGATTTGCAAATCGTTCAGGCTCATCAGTATCTGAGCTGAAATCTGCAAAATGGAAACTACGATCGAACGAAAATTCGAAAGAAAAGCTATCATCAATTAAACCACTATTGTACATTGCTAAATAGTTTTCAGAACTCATACCAAATAATAATTGTAATAATAATTGAATGGTTGTCTGGTATTTCAACCGTTCAAAGCCATCAACAGGTGGTGTATCCAGTCCTTTTAAGCCAACAATAGCCTTAGGTCGATTAACAGATAGGGTGATACTATCTTCTTTGACAATATCATCCGCTGTTTCTTTCGGAAAATGACGTTTGATTTCGGTTGCTTTTGGAAATTCTTTTGCAGCTTGATTTTCTTTAATAAAAGTCATCATTTCTTCAGGGTTCATTTTACCAACAATAAAGAGGTTCATATTACTTGGATGATAAAATGTATTGTAGCAAGTATATAAATCTTCTGCTGTGATAGGTTCAATACTTTCAATGGTTCCAGCAATATCAATATGTAATGGGTGTTTTGGGTACATATTATTTAAAATACCAAAAAACAATCGCCAATTTGGTTCATCTTGATACATTTGGATTTCTTGACCAATAATCCCTTTTTCCTTTTGAACCGATTCTTCAGTGAAATAGGGTGTTTGAACAAAATCGATTAATGTTTCGATATTTTGCATCACATTATCAGTACTTGAGAATAGGTAGCTTGTGCGAGTAAAACTTGTAAAAGCGTTTGACGCAGCCCCTTGTCGTCCAAACTTTTGGAAAACATCTTCGTCCTCTTTTTCAAATAATTTATGCTCCAAAAAATGAGCAATGCCATCGGGGACAGTTATGAATTCTTTTTGTCCAATGGGCACAAATTCACTGTCAATTGAGCCATAGTTTGTTGTAAATAATCCATATGTTTTATGGAAATCTTCTTTTGGTAATAACATCACTTCTAAACCATTTGGTAAAACTTCAGTATAAAGTGTTTCATTAATAGAAGGATAATAGTTTTTTTCCATGTTATTTTCCTCCTTCCATGAAGTAAACTGCTTGTAGATTAATTCCTGTTGCTACATCCTGTACATCTTCTTTTGTAACAGTGTTCATTTTCTTCATCCATTCCTCTTGAGATAAATCTGCGTAAGGAACATTTGAGAACAGATAGTGTTGTTCTACAACAGCACGTTGATTATCAGATGATAGTAAGTATTGATTGATTAACATTTTTTTTGTTTGCTCAAGTAATTCATCTGAAAACTCACCAGCAGTCATGTCTTTTAATTGCTCATTAACTAAACGTAAAACACGTTCACGGTTTGAACTATCAATCCCAGTTTGGACACTAATAAATCCACGGAAAGGGTCAATTGAACTACTTGCATAGTAAGCGAGACTATGTTTTTCACGAACATTTAAGAACAATTTAGAATGTGGAAATCCACCAAATAATCCGTTAAAAACCATTAATGGAAAATACATGTCATCATGATAATAAACATCACAGTGATAGCCAATATTTAATTTAGATTGAACAACTGGTAATACTTCACTTTTTTGTTGGATAATATTTTTAAAAGGTTGCTTATAAAACAAATCGGTTTTCATGTCTTCTCTATCTACAAATCCAAAATTTTTAAAACAACGTTCGACATAGCCTTCTTCAACATTGCCACTTACTAGAATATCAATTTTGTCATGAGCAATCATGTCAGTATAATATTCAGCAATAGATTCAGGTGTTTCTTGTTTGATTTGTTCAATGTCTCCAAAACTTGGTGTTTTTTGATTTTTATTATCAGAAAAGAAAAGATTTTGTAAAGACATGGCAGCATAAGTTTGCTTATCATCAAAAATTGATTCAATATCAACTATTAAGTTTTCTTTTTCACGAGCAAAGGTTTCAGTATCAAAGGCATTATTTTTAATATTTGGATTAAAAATAATTTCCTTTAAAAATTCAACAGAATCTTCTAAAATAGACACGCCATTTGGTGCGATGTTATCATTTATCACATTCAAACCAATGCTTAAATAATGTTGATTCCCTGTACGATTCACACTAACATAAAACCCTGCACCGTATAATTCAGCTAATTTTTTACTAAGTGCTACTTGATCAGGAAAGTTTAAACTATTTGTTTCCATTAAGCTGGCAAGTAAAGAACGTTTACTACTTGTTATCGCATCAACAGGTGTAGCGAAACGAACGACAATACGAACAGTTTTATATTTATTGGTAGGAATAATATGTAAATTTACCTGGTTATTTAATTTAATTGTCATAAAAAAACTCCTTTAATTACCGTCAAATAGTGTGTTTCTAACATGACGATACACATCCCTAGATTACCAAAAATAAGCATGGTAAGATAGGAAAACACATTGAATTTTATATTTTTGATTAAAATTTAACAAAATTGTAATGCTAACAATAGATATGCATGATTACAATATATTATCATATATTACAACAGTATTACATGTCAATTTATAATAAATGATTTCTTGAAAAAAATTTGATATAATATGAAATTGATTGGAGGGGTATAGATGGTAAAAGAATTTAAGGAATTTATTGCACGTGGAAGTGTGATAGATATGGCGGTAGGTATTATTATTGGTGGGGCCTTCACAAGTGTTGTTAATGCATTAGTTGATGGAATGATTACACCGATTATTGGTTTAATTATCAGTTTTTTATTTCCAGGTGCAGAAACAGTAGAAGATGCAACAAAAGGTTTGACATTTATAGTTAATGGTGTAACGTTTGACTATGGTAAACTTATCTCAGCAATTATTACATTTTTGATTACAGCTTTTGTTTTGTTTATTATTGTTAAATCTGTTAATAAAGCAGAGACTCTAATGAGTAAACCAGAAGAAGAGGAAGAACAAAAAGAAGAAGAACAAGCCGAAACAACTGAGGATGTTTTAAAAGATATTCGCCAGTTATTAGCAAGCCAAGTAGCAACTGATACAAAAGATGAGAAAACTGAAGGTAAAAAATAAACCATGAGGAGTTTAAACTCCTCATGGTTTTCTATTTACGTTTTTTTTCAAATAATGGGCTAACCGGTTTGTTCTCATGGATACGTTTAATAGCATCACCCATCAATTCACTAACGCTAACTGTTTCGATTTTATCAGATTTTTTCTCTTCTGGTAAAAGGATAGAGTCAGTAATAATCAATTTTTCAATTGAAGAGTTATTTATGCGATCAATTGCTGGTCCTGATAAAACAGGGTGTGTACAACAAGCAACAACTTCTGTAGCACCTTTTTCTTTAAGAGCCTCAGCAGCTAAAGTGATTGTTCCAGCTGTGTCAATCATGTCATCGATAATAACACACTTTTTACCGTTAACTTCACCAATGATATTCATTACTTCAGCAACGTTAGCTTTTGGACGACGTTTGTCAAT
This genomic stretch from Vagococcus sp. CY52-2 harbors:
- the ymfI gene encoding elongation factor P 5-aminopentanone reductase, producing MNYVLVTGASGDIGEACVKLLAKKGYSVYCHYFRNEQKIKSLLSDLILKYPKQDFFALQADLSSPKSVEQLTKDMFQLHAIIFAHGDTVYKLLSDTTPDEMTHLWHTHVYNPIRLCQLCQPKLTQHSHSQIVFISSVYGLIGSSMEVMYSTVKGAQIAFVKSYAKEVASMNLTINAIAPGAVDTSMNTLWSKEEKQSLLLDIPLNRLAQPKEVASLVSYLLSEDASYITGSTIPLTGGWSV
- the yfmH gene encoding EF-P 5-aminopentanol modification-associated protein YfmH: MEKNYYPSINETLYTEVLPNGLEVMLLPKEDFHKTYGLFTTNYGSIDSEFVPIGQKEFITVPDGIAHFLEHKLFEKEDEDVFQKFGRQGAASNAFTSFTRTSYLFSSTDNVMQNIETLIDFVQTPYFTEESVQKEKGIIGQEIQMYQDEPNWRLFFGILNNMYPKHPLHIDIAGTIESIEPITAEDLYTCYNTFYHPSNMNLFIVGKMNPEEMMTFIKENQAAKEFPKATEIKRHFPKETADDIVKEDSITLSVNRPKAIVGLKGLDTPPVDGFERLKYQTTIQLLLQLLFGMSSENYLAMYNSGLIDDSFSFEFSFDRSFHFADFSSDTDEPERFANQIINYLLKSEDSPELTKQNLDLAKKKMIGKHLKSLDSLEYIANQFSGMKYGDTTLFDLVTVINSIELSDIKAVHQSFVRPEALSRFFIYPEER
- the yfmF gene encoding EF-P 5-aminopentanol modification-associated protein YfmF, with product MTIKLNNQVNLHIIPTNKYKTVRIVVRFATPVDAITSSKRSLLASLMETNSLNFPDQVALSKKLAELYGAGFYVSVNRTGNQHYLSIGLNVINDNIAPNGVSILEDSVEFLKEIIFNPNIKNNAFDTETFAREKENLIVDIESIFDDKQTYAAMSLQNLFFSDNKNQKTPSFGDIEQIKQETPESIAEYYTDMIAHDKIDILVSGNVEEGYVERCFKNFGFVDREDMKTDLFYKQPFKNIIQQKSEVLPVVQSKLNIGYHCDVYYHDDMYFPLMVFNGLFGGFPHSKLFLNVREKHSLAYYASSSIDPFRGFISVQTGIDSSNRERVLRLVNEQLKDMTAGEFSDELLEQTKKMLINQYLLSSDNQRAVVEQHYLFSNVPYADLSQEEWMKKMNTVTKEDVQDVATGINLQAVYFMEGGK
- the mscL gene encoding large conductance mechanosensitive channel protein MscL, with translation MVKEFKEFIARGSVIDMAVGIIIGGAFTSVVNALVDGMITPIIGLIISFLFPGAETVEDATKGLTFIVNGVTFDYGKLISAIITFLITAFVLFIIVKSVNKAETLMSKPEEEEEQKEEEQAETTEDVLKDIRQLLASQVATDTKDEKTEGKK